Part of the Yersinia hibernica genome, AATAGTGTGGCTGAGCAGTTGGAATAAGATTGGACATAGTCATAAAAATAAGAGTTAGCTATTGCTCCCTGGGGCAAGATTAATAGCAATAATCCCATCAATAATTTTGTTATTTTTACCTTCATTTAGTGTCTCTCCATGACTATCAACGATGATTTTAGCTATTTGTTTCAAATATTAATGTCAGCTGCCCGGAATATTTTCCCGAGATATTCGGCCCACTCGGTGCCAGTGCAGAGATTTGCAATAGATAGTCAGTGCTCATTAAATTGTTTTTTCCACTATTCACCGTGAATGTTTCGGGGGTGGTTGATAGTGGCCGCAAAGTTGCCCTATCCTGCCCCCAACGTATTTCAGCGGGTGAGAATGCCAGTGCAGCGGAATCATTTGTCTGACGCATTAGCACCAGCGGATTTTTAACTGAAATACGGAAATCCTCTTGCCGACGTAGCTTTACTGTTATGGGAATTTCAGATTGATAAACTCTATGATTATCCAAGCGAGGATTGAGTTTGATGCTGGAATACCAGCCACCTTGCGGTTTTTCTACCTCGATTCGAGGCTGGGCGGTGACTTCTAATGTGACGTCAATATTCCCCAACGACGCAGGAATTCCTGCAGAAACGGCTTGCCAGGGGAAGAGTAGTAATATGGCTGCTATTTTTATCATGTTCATAATGCTCCTTATCTATATTCAGCAGGGCACTGCAAGCTAACAATTTTATCGTCAATCATCCCTTGTAGATGACCGACAGATAATTGCCGGCGTTGGTCGGGATAGAGATTAAAATCGGCTAGATCTGCTAATTGAGTTTTAAGCTGATGCCACTGTAGACGGGTATTTCCGGTGTTTTCTAATACTAAATTTCCATCGCGGCAGTGGTGTGCCCATTGCTGTTGAGATGAGGCGGGCAAATGCCGCACCAGCCCCATATAACTGAGTTGTACACCCACAACTGCCCCCGGCCCCCCGGCAACTTTAAGTGTATTTTCAGCCGCGACTGATAATCTATAAACTTGCTCTTTATCTGGCGATCGCAATGCTTTAATTATGATTCTTGCACTTTGTCTTGGGCCGAGTGTTAATTTAGAGGGGGCGGCAAATAGCATTGGTTGAATTTGTTCTCCAACCGGAGTTAATGACTCTTGCTCAGGGGATACGCCGGGATTATTGACCTGAAATAATTGCACCCTGATGTACTGGGTTTTTGTCCCGTGATTAATGACATTGACCACGGCATTGGGTTGCTGTAATTCCAATACATGTGGTTGGATGTCGATGGTAGCAAAGGCATTCATTGGTAATAAACTAGCGGCAATTAATAGTAAAGGTTTCATTATTAGCCCGCCCGCTGAGTTGTTTGACGGATAAAGTTACGGGAGCACCTCGGTACAAATTCAGACTATCTGCCAGCGCGGTATTATCCGGTGATTTTAGTTGTGCAAATTTGCTGTGAACATTACCTGTGGAACTGAGTATTAGCCCATCAGCTGTGCATTGATGTTGCCAATGATGGGTCTGCTCAGCTGCGGGCGGAACATGGTGGATAAGAACACCATAGCCAATACTGATGGTCATTGGCGCGTGGATTTTACTTTTATCCCCATTACCCACCGCTTTAATATTAACGACCGGATCGATATACAAGCGATATAATGTCTCTTGTTCAGGAGACTTTAAGGGAAGTAACTTGATATCCCGTTTTTGTTTCGGCCCTAAAGTAATGCGGCTGGGATTGAAAATTATCTCAGGCTGAGAAATATCGCTAATCGGTGTTTTCTTCTCCGGATTCATTCCCGGGTTTTCTACCCGTTGTAACGCGATATTTAAATAAAGAGGTTTATCGCCGCTATTATAAACCTGTATTGTCCGATGTTGGCTCATGGCTTCTACAGTGGTGCGAGTCGGAATCGCCATTAACTGCCCGTAAGCTGTGGTGACAGGGGCCAGTAATAAAGCAATAATGGGGAGTGAATTTTTATATTTCATGATTGTTTCCGTCTGTATTAATTGGTATCACAAAGGTAAATATGGTTACTCTGCTGGCGCATATCGCAGTGATAACGAAGCGGACCATTTTGGACCGTAATATTTTTCAGCATGACATCAGAATTAATGGCAAATAGCCCATTAGGGTGGACGGTATCGCCAGTTTCTTTCACTACGCCACTAATAGGTTTGCCCTGCGAGTCTTTAAGAAAACCGCTATAAAGCATATCTAGCGTGATATCCGCTTTGCTCATAAAGACTTGCCCAGGGTGAGCGCGGATAATATTAACCGGTAGCTGAATATTCATATCCAGATCACTGCGGTTATTATGTGTTCGGACAAAGAAACGGTCTTGATAGCGTGGAACCGGTATGACGTAGGTACCCCCACCGGTGACCGGATTTCCTTCGGCGTGGAAGCTATAAGGTGTGTCTAGCAACTCTGGTGTTTTTATCAGCAATGCCGAACCGCTATAGCTACTGCGCCCTAATGCCAGCCCTTGGGGGCTGATGGCTAACATGCCGTTATAACTGAAACCCCCGTTGGTTATCTTGTTATCAACACCCATGCGCGCAGAAATATCACCACGGCTAGCGCTGCGTTGTACAAAAGTCCCGATGCTATTGGTTTTTCCGCTGGTGCTGCCATTGATACCCAAAGTGCTGCTGCCGTGGTTATCAATAAACTCTTTTTGATAGCTGGCACTGGTGCTTAATTGGCGCTGTGTATAGGCGCTGTTGAGGCTGGCGCTACTGCGGCGGAAAGATAGCGTGGTATTCATAAATACCCCGTAGTTATTTTGGCTGTGCCATTGCCCGCCTTTCAGTACGCCAAGGGAAAGGTTCAAGCCGAATTGTGGTCGTCGCCAATCCCAACTGCTTTGAATTCGATGTTGTTGATTATTTTGGTATTGATTGAATTGATAACTGAGTTGAGTTGGCCCTAATCGACGGCTATAAGATGCTGATGTACTGCCAGCATTGGCGGCATATAGAGAGACATTGGGGGTTTGATAACGCGCCAGCGCGAAATAGCCCACTGTAGAATTTCCGCCATTTAAGCGTAGGTAACCGCCACTGCGTTTTTCCCCGGACAGCACACCTAAAGCTGGGGTGATATTAAGACTGGAGAAATTCACAGGGTGCGATATATTTCCCTCAGCAGCCCAATTGCGAGAGTCATCAGTTAATAAAGTGAAATTGGTTTGGGCGCTTTTTATCCTCATACTGCGGCCAAATTGGGCCAGATGATGAGACCCGCTTTGGTTGCGCGTTGCTCCTTTTCCCATCGTCATAAACCACCCATTATTGATCTGAGTATCAATATTGCTGACGATTTGGCTTTCTTGGCTGACGACTCGCCCAGTGTTATCCACTAAGCGAATATCAACACTATAATAGCCGCCGGGAAGTTGGTTATAATCAATTTCATTGCGGCCAAGTTGTGCAGGAATTCGGCGAATAAGCTGATTATCACGATAAATTTCATAGTCACCATCGACAGTGGCATATAATACAAGACTACCCGCTGAAGGTTTATCAAGGGCCAAATAGCTCTGGCTACCTAAGGTGATAAACTGATCTAATGCAGGGTTTATCAGGGTATGAATACTGCCAGCATTATTATCCAGATTATCTTGCTTACCCGCGCGTAAATAGAGTGCCTGAAAGTTCTTTTGTAAATACCAACTGCCTATGCCGGCTTGGCTGCTGCGTTGATATTGTGCTTGATTGGCAAACAGATAATTATTTTTTGAGCGGGTGGTATTATAAAACCATTGTAAAAAACCATAAGATTGCAGGGGCAGCCCCACGTAGCCTTGCCCACGCGCCGACATAGCACTGTAATTTCTGGCGGTCATACGGAGGTCAAAAGATTGGTTATGTACTAGCCCCCAAGTGGTGGCGGGCATTAGGTAGCGGTTATTATTATTTGTGATAGTCACAACATGGTTGACTTTATCTAAAATAATGTGATGACCAGATAAGATATAGTCACAACCATTTTTGCATTGCAAATAAGGTATTTCTGGCAAAATACTTTTTAGTAATGAAATTGATTTTTCATTAATATGGTTATCACGATATTGTGTCGAGTCGAAGCTTAATTGCTGCTTTTCTTCGGAGAAAAACAGTGGTCTGGGCAATGTTTGACCGTCTAGTATAGCAAGAAATTGCACCGTTTTATGTTCTTCAGTAGCTGAAAACCCTGCTGGGACCAGATGCTCAATAGTGATACTTTCTTCCGCAAAAATTGAACCGGATGTGGAAAGAAACAAAGTTAATATAATTATATTATTGACTGTTTTGACCTTTGTCATTGGATTCCATTCCATTATTAGTTATGGATTTCAGAAATTGGTTATCTCTGATAAGTATATATTCCATTCCTGGTGTTTATGACTAAATGATTTTTTATGTATTAACTTAGAAGAAGTTACAGCCAATAGCCTAAGTTCTGAGCTGTATAATAAATAAAATATATTTTTATACTTACTGGTATATTAAAATTATACGGTATTTTCCAAAATAAGGTGCAGACGCCCTCCGTACATCTCGCCTCCTCTAACATCCAAAGGCTCGGTTGCTTCTACCACTAAATCGACAGGCTGCTTTATTTCGTCTGCAGTAAATTTAATATTATTAAGACTTAATGCTTTCCCTCCGATGGTTACATTATGATCAGTAAATTTCTTTATATCTGGGTCTGGGTCTGGATCCAGATCAAAAGCATATCTGTTTTCTTGTAGTTCTAGCGGTGAGCCAAGTTTGACATTGACGCCAGTACCATTATTAATGGTTATCTGAATATTCTCACTATGCGAGTGAATGTTTTTATTTTCAACTTTTACTAACTTAATATCATTCAGTGCTTTTCCGTTAGATTTTTTTATTGTTAATGCGGAGGGAATCTCTGCGGAAACATAAATATACTTATCTACTGGTACTGAATGCGCGGCCATGCTACTGGATAATATGGTGGTCGTTATCACGGGAAAAAGTATTTTATTCATTATTAATATCTCCTGTTTATTATCAAAGTTCTTCTTCAATCACAAGTTTAGCTGTGCCAGAGTATATATCTCCTGCTAAAGTTCTTTTTGGGGGAGCAGCATTTATTTTTAACTCAACATATGTTTCGCCACGAGATAAATCAATCGGTGTGTAATCAACCGTATTATAAGGGATCTCTATTAATAATTTATCATCTATTAAAATTTCATGGTCGATAAATTTAGCGCCGTTTTTATTTTTTAAAATGAATTTGTCTGATAGATAAATATTAACACTATTGGCCCCTAATGCTGTTATTTTAATGCATTCAGTATGAGTGTATACATCTGACTTTAAATCATATTTTAATTTGGCATTATCAAATGGAGTACCATTGCATTTAGTCAGGTAGAGTGAATCCAAAATTTCGGCATTAACTTTAATTTCTTTTTTCAAGGGTTGTGCATAAGCATTAATACGACAAAACAATATAGCGATAGCAATAACTAAAAATATTTTTTTCCCCATGATTCTCACCTTTTTTAGAACACAATTTCTCAGTGTATATATTATTGAATTTATTCTTTAAATTACTTCTTCAACAACAAGATTAGCTATTCCTGAATATATGTCACCGACGACAGCATCTCTTGGTTTAAATGCAGTTATTGCTAATTCAAGGGTGGCCTCACCATTGTTCAATGTATGGTCATCGCTACCACGTGCAGATAAAGATAGAGGTCCATGATCTAAAGTAATTCTAGGGTATATGAACTCAATACCATCCTTATTAATCAAGGAGAATTTTTTTGAGAGATAAACTCTAACTTTTTTAGCACCAATAGCTTTTATTGTAATATTCTCAGCATGCGCATATTTTTTGTTTATATTTTTGTATCCCATTCCACCATGTTCGGGCGTGAGATTAATCTCATTAAGTGGCGCGCCATCAGCTTTAGTCAGAGTAATACGCGTTTCGGCCTCTACTTCAATCTGAATATCTTTACTTTGTGATGATGCTGCATGAACATTAGTGCTGCTAATCAGTGTTGCCAGAACTAAAGTTGAAAATAGTACTTTCTTCATTTTCACTCCCTTTATTAAAGGATGGTATTAATGATATTTTAATTTTCATTAAGTTGCATTGGCGCAAACATAAATGTTTTGCGCCAATGTTTTTTTGTTAAAAGGGCAATTAATTTTCTTCTTCAATCACCAGTTTGACAATGCCAGAGTATATGCCAGCAGGGGCGCTATCAGGCTGTTTAGCACTTATGACTAAGTCAAGATCAGTATCATTACTAGCAGTATCTAAATCGAAAGATACAGCCTTCAAACTTGGCTTCATATCTTTACCTCCTAATGTTACTTTATGGTCGGTAAATTCGTGGTTACCATCTTTGTCCTTCAATTCGAAAGTGTCAGGCATGGAAATGTTAACTTTATTCGCAGTTGCTGACTTTATTTTAATATTTTCAGTGTGAGTATAAGTGCCGTCGTTGTTTTGAACGTCATAGTTAAGCTTGATTTTATCGATTGGGGTACCATCGGCTTTGTTCATACTGACGACGGAATGAACTTCCGCTTCAACCTGAATATTTTTTTCTAGCGCTTGTGCATAAACTGCTGCGCTACTAACTAATGCGGCCATAGTTACAATTGATAATAGAGTCTTTTTCATTATGGATACCTAATAGTCCTTTATGTAAAACCCATTCGACATGAATTGGGTTATTATTTTGGTATTTTTTATGGGTATATAACGACAATAATGAGGGTGTTAATATAGTCGTATTAATACCGTGCCCCACAAGGCGAGAGAACAGTAACATGTCTGACAGAAGAGGTTCAATAATGGTATGGCTAAATTAAGGAAAGAAAATTAACTTAAGTTAAATGAGTTAATAACTTTCTAATTATGTTTAAATTTTTATTTCTTTTGTTTGATTATATTTTTTAAATTATCAATGGATTTCTCTAAAGCAGTCACTTAATTCGTCGCTTAAGATAATCACGTATCCTTTTTGATTTTCTTGTCATTTTTCTGCCATCTAAAAGCGATATTTCTGTCATGAAACAGTGTCATGTTTGCTTCCGAACAAAAACTGATTTATTTCGCTCATCCGCCGCAGTTCATTGAGGTGAGCCATACAGATTTATTCAGGGGCAAGATATGTTTAACAACATTATTGGTAAAACATCAATTTGTGTCGCGCTGACCTTGGCATTGAGTGCCAATGCGCTGGCGGTAACTGAAATTCCTTTCTGGCACTCGATGGAGGGTGAGTTAGGTGTGGAAGTGAATTCGTTAGCCGATCGTTTTAACCAGTCGCATGCTGATTATAAAATTGTACCGGTCTATAAAGGTAACTACGAACAGAGTTTGGCGGCGGGTATTGCGGCTTTTCGTTCAGGGAAAGCACCGGCGATTTTGCAAGTTTATGAAGTGGGTACCGCAACCATGATGGCCAGTAAAGCTATCAAGCCGGTATTCCAGGTCTTTAAAGACGCTAATATCAATTTCGATGAATCCGTCTTTGTGCCAACGGTTGCCGGCTATTACACCGATGCTAAAACTGGCCATTTATTATCCCAGCCATTTAACAGCTCCACCCCGGTGCTGTATTACAACAAAGATGCATTTAAGAAAGCGGGTTTGAATCCAGATAAACCGCCTAAAACTTGGCAAGAGCTGGCTGAAGATACCGCTAAATTACGTGCCGCGGGTTCAAGTTGTGG contains:
- a CDS encoding TcfC E-set like domain-containing protein — translated: MTKVKTVNNIIILTLFLSTSGSIFAEESITIEHLVPAGFSATEEHKTVQFLAILDGQTLPRPLFFSEEKQQLSFDSTQYRDNHINEKSISLLKSILPEIPYLQCKNGCDYILSGHHIILDKVNHVVTITNNNNRYLMPATTWGLVHNQSFDLRMTARNYSAMSARGQGYVGLPLQSYGFLQWFYNTTRSKNNYLFANQAQYQRSSQAGIGSWYLQKNFQALYLRAGKQDNLDNNAGSIHTLINPALDQFITLGSQSYLALDKPSAGSLVLYATVDGDYEIYRDNQLIRRIPAQLGRNEIDYNQLPGGYYSVDIRLVDNTGRVVSQESQIVSNIDTQINNGWFMTMGKGATRNQSGSHHLAQFGRSMRIKSAQTNFTLLTDDSRNWAAEGNISHPVNFSSLNITPALGVLSGEKRSGGYLRLNGGNSTVGYFALARYQTPNVSLYAANAGSTSASYSRRLGPTQLSYQFNQYQNNQQHRIQSSWDWRRPQFGLNLSLGVLKGGQWHSQNNYGVFMNTTLSFRRSSASLNSAYTQRQLSTSASYQKEFIDNHGSSTLGINGSTSGKTNSIGTFVQRSASRGDISARMGVDNKITNGGFSYNGMLAISPQGLALGRSSYSGSALLIKTPELLDTPYSFHAEGNPVTGGGTYVIPVPRYQDRFFVRTHNNRSDLDMNIQLPVNIIRAHPGQVFMSKADITLDMLYSGFLKDSQGKPISGVVKETGDTVHPNGLFAINSDVMLKNITVQNGPLRYHCDMRQQSNHIYLCDTN
- a CDS encoding CS1 type fimbrial major subunit; translation: MGKKIFLVIAIAILFCRINAYAQPLKKEIKVNAEILDSLYLTKCNGTPFDNAKLKYDLKSDVYTHTECIKITALGANSVNIYLSDKFILKNKNGAKFIDHEILIDDKLLIEIPYNTVDYTPIDLSRGETYVELKINAAPPKRTLAGDIYSGTAKLVIEEEL
- a CDS encoding fimbria/pilus periplasmic chaperone, with protein sequence MKYKNSLPIIALLLAPVTTAYGQLMAIPTRTTVEAMSQHRTIQVYNSGDKPLYLNIALQRVENPGMNPEKKTPISDISQPEIIFNPSRITLGPKQKRDIKLLPLKSPEQETLYRLYIDPVVNIKAVGNGDKSKIHAPMTISIGYGVLIHHVPPAAEQTHHWQHQCTADGLILSSTGNVHSKFAQLKSPDNTALADSLNLYRGAPVTLSVKQLSGRANNETFTINCR
- a CDS encoding CS1 type fimbrial major subunit, whose product is MKKTLLSIVTMAALVSSAAVYAQALEKNIQVEAEVHSVVSMNKADGTPIDKIKLNYDVQNNDGTYTHTENIKIKSATANKVNISMPDTFELKDKDGNHEFTDHKVTLGGKDMKPSLKAVSFDLDTASNDTDLDLVISAKQPDSAPAGIYSGIVKLVIEEEN
- a CDS encoding CS1 type fimbrial major subunit; the encoded protein is MNMIKIAAILLLFPWQAVSAGIPASLGNIDVTLEVTAQPRIEVEKPQGGWYSSIKLNPRLDNHRVYQSEIPITVKLRRQEDFRISVKNPLVLMRQTNDSAALAFSPAEIRWGQDRATLRPLSTTPETFTVNSGKNNLMSTDYLLQISALAPSGPNISGKYSGQLTLIFETNS
- a CDS encoding CS1 type fimbrial major subunit; the protein is MKKVLFSTLVLATLISSTNVHAASSQSKDIQIEVEAETRITLTKADGAPLNEINLTPEHGGMGYKNINKKYAHAENITIKAIGAKKVRVYLSKKFSLINKDGIEFIYPRITLDHGPLSLSARGSDDHTLNNGEATLELAITAFKPRDAVVGDIYSGIANLVVEEVI
- a CDS encoding CS1 type fimbrial major subunit is translated as MNKILFPVITTTILSSSMAAHSVPVDKYIYVSAEIPSALTIKKSNGKALNDIKLVKVENKNIHSHSENIQITINNGTGVNVKLGSPLELQENRYAFDLDPDPDPDIKKFTDHNVTIGGKALSLNNIKFTADEIKQPVDLVVEATEPLDVRGGEMYGGRLHLILENTV